Proteins from one Bacteroidota bacterium genomic window:
- a CDS encoding Bax inhibitor-1/YccA family protein yields the protein MNEMQDNNLTLRDIQLEQARFMTRVYTWMAFALTITGAIAYIVAGTPSLVYAIVSNQLLFFGLIIAEIVLVGYLATAVAKMSAQRATALFIGYAVLNGLTLSVIFLAYTLGSIASTFFVTAGTFGIMSAYGYFTKKDLTSMGNLLMMALLGLIIASVVNIFLKSEMLYWIATYAGILIFVGLTAYDTQKIKNMNIIGNEGTEEDRKEAVMGALILYLDFINLFLMLLRLFGRRK from the coding sequence ATGAATGAAATGCAAGACAACAATTTAACCCTCAGGGATATTCAACTTGAGCAAGCGCGGTTTATGACCAGAGTATATACCTGGATGGCATTTGCTTTAACCATTACCGGTGCAATTGCTTATATCGTTGCAGGAACACCAAGTTTGGTTTACGCAATTGTGAGCAACCAACTTTTATTTTTTGGATTAATCATCGCTGAAATTGTTTTAGTGGGTTATCTCGCTACGGCAGTTGCAAAAATGTCAGCCCAACGTGCCACAGCATTATTTATCGGATATGCCGTTTTAAACGGATTAACCCTTTCGGTTATATTTTTGGCCTACACACTTGGTTCTATAGCTTCTACATTTTTTGTAACAGCGGGAACATTCGGAATAATGAGTGCTTATGGCTATTTTACGAAAAAAGATTTAACCTCAATGGGTAATTTATTAATGATGGCATTACTCGGATTAATTATTGCCTCAGTAGTAAATATCTTTTTGAAAAGTGAAATGTTATACTGGATTGCCACTTATGCGGGTATTTTAATTTTTGTGGGTTTAACAGCTTATGATACGCAAAAAATTAAAAACATGAATATTATAGGCAATGAAGGCACTGAAGAAGATAGAAAAGAAGCGGTAATGGGTGCCCTTATACTTTACCTCGATTTTATTAATTTATTTTTAATGCTGTTGCGTTTATTCGGAAGAAGAAAATAA